The Peptoanaerobacter stomatis genome includes the window AAAAAATTATCTATAATATTATTTTCTCAATAATTATAATATTTTGTATAAACTATTGCAATAAGATAAAATAAAATTATTTTTAAATATTTATAATATAGCAATTAATCTTAACTATACAAAATCTTACAGATTATCTAATCATTCAATATTATAATAAACCTATATTAATATTTTAAGGCTCTAAATCAAATTTGACTTAGAGCCTTTTTTGTATTTATATAGTTATTTGATTAATATTAAATATAAAAATATATATTTTTATTAAAATTATAAATATCTTTAGTATATTCAATATATTATAAAATTTACTTCAATGTAAATAAATATATAGGTAATCTGTTTTTTCCATCTTCATAATATACTTTTTTGCATAATATGTCTAATTCTATTCTCTTATTACTGCTTATAGGCAGATCCTTTACTTGTGTACCGTTAGATACTTCTTCTTCAGTATCTTTCTTTACTACACTGAAACCGAAATATTTAAAATCTTTATATAACAAACCAGCTATAGAATTATCCTCAAGATCGGTTGTAGAGTATTCTCCATTATCCAATATCTTTGGTATATATGCATTTACACTTATCACATCAAGTTCAATCTTATCACTTTTATCATACTGCTTTTTAGGCATACGGTTTACTATAAATCTGAAAACAGGAAGCTCTTTTACCTTTACTCTTACTGTTATTTCATTTGAAACACTGTCGTCTTTGAACTTTAATTTTATCTTTGTAGTAGTGTTTCCAAGTTGTGTTAAATCAGGCTCACTTACTTTTTCTACAGTTACTTCACCGTATTTATTTTCTATTTCTTTAAGTGCTATCTTTAGTGATGAATCAAAGCCTTTTTTACTGTATATTTCTAAACTTTGGAATTTAGGATCATTCGGTTTTACTAAAGTTTCCACTTCTATGCCGTCAGTTGCATAAGATGACTTGTTAAAGCTTTCTGCGAGTTTTTCCAATTCAAGTCCTTTTATTTGAGGCACTTTCTTTTGTTCTTCGTCTTGAGAAATTACGCCAAGTTCTCTAAATACGGATAAGTCTATTTTGCCGTCTGTAAGTGCGTCTTTTACAGGACTTCCTTGTTTTACTTCTTCATTAGTGCCTGTTTTTACCACCTTGAGTCCGAAATATTTAAAGTCTTTATACGGTACAAACATAGCCGCTCCGCTATCTGTCCATTTGTTAGACTGATCTCTTACAGTAGAAACCGATACAAATCCTCTAAGACCGTCAAAGTTAAATGTATCGTCTATACTATAGCTTTTTTTCATATTTGGCAACGGTCTTAATTTAAAATATACTACTGGTATAGGAGTTACGTTAACAGGTACATCCATGTCAAGACTTGTATTATCATTAAATTTAAGTTTAATCTTTCCTGTTGTTTGTCCTATTACCTTTCTGCTCGGCTCTTCCAATATTTCAACTTCTATATTTCCGTAGACATTATAGGCATCATCAGTTTTTAATTTTAATTCTTTTTTGATATTACCCTTGCTAAATTCACCTAATTCCATAGCCTTTTTTATAGCACCTTTATTAAGAGTAGGCGAAGCATTTAATATATTTTCATCAAGTTCTATAACTACATCAATAGACAAAGAGTTTTCTTTTTGTTCGAATTTTCCTGCCAAACCTTGTGCGGCTTCCTTTACTGTTACAGGAATTGTCATATCTTTTATACTGTTGTCACTAAATGTAAGTCTTACTTGTACATCGCTGTTTCCTACAGTTGCAGTATTCGGTTGTCTTGTAATTTCCACTTGTGTATTAAATGGCAGATTCGGCAAAGCTTTTTTAACTCTGTCTACACTAAGCTGAGTGTTAGTTGTTACCGTTATCGTATACGGTGTTTCGTTATATTGCTGTGCAAGTGTAGAATGACCCTCTTCTTTTACGTTTATAATAAGTGTATAGTCTTTTGAACTGTAATCTTTGAAATCTACACTTACTTCAAGTTTCTTGTTATCTCCTGCAGTTACTGTAAGCTCTTGTGCTTTTTGTTCATCAAAATTTATTTTAGAATCTTGCGGTAAATTATCGAATGCTCCTTTTAATATTTCTTCTGTCAACATAGTACCTGTAGTTACCGTTATAGGATGCGGAGCATTTTTATAAGTTTCAGCAAGCTTAGGTGCAGTTGAATCATCTTTTAGGAAAATTCTGAAATATTTTGAATTTTTCTCGTCTATCTTCAATGCTGTACCGTTTGCATCTTTAAGCGAGCTTTCATCTATGAAAATTCTATAGTCTTGTTTAGGTTTTTGCGGATAAATAAACTTGTCCGAAGCGCCTGACGGACGTGTAGTAAATATTACCTCTTCATTATTGTCGGTTCTTTTTGCAACTATTCTAAACTCCAATTCTTTATGAAGCAAATCATGAGCTTTCGAATAAGAAATAGTCAGGCGTTGTGCATCATTTACTTCACCGTTAGTCATAGTATTGTCGAAACCTTTTGTATCGATCCATTCATTTGAATCCTTAGCCTTAACTTGGAATTTTTCAACATTGCATAATACTCCGCCTTTTAAGACTGTCATTTTTTTCAATAATTTAACACTGTTACTTTTTTCATGAACAACTTTCAAATTGACTACGCTTAGTGTGGAAACTCCGAAGTTTTCTTTGCTTAATATAGTACCGTTTTTGATTTCTTTGTCCGTATCTCTGTCAAGCACTTTAAGTCCGTTCGCTTCAAACTGAGAATATGGTACTGTTTTTATTGTTGAATCCTTTTGATAAAAGTCGACTTTAAGATCGCTAAGATCTATAGGCGTACCTTCTGTGAATTTTTCTTTATATCCGTCTTTTATTCTCATATCATAAAAACTTATACTATCATCAGCTTTTTTAAGTGCATTGGAGATAGCCTGTGATGTTCCTATAGCTGTAAATGTAGCCCCGGATATTGCATCATATTCTGCCTTACCATATCCAAGATCTTCGACTGCATATGTTCTGAGTAATGACATCAATTTGTTGTTTATATTATGTTCATCACCTTTTTGCAATTTTAGATTATAAGAACCGAATTCATGTTTACCTACTATCTTGTCGAAATTAGCATTATATCCTGCTATATCAGTTGCCCCTACACCTTTACGCACCAATCTGTAAACATCTCTCAATGTTCCGAGACGATAGGCTAAGGCATTCGGATTTTGATTTTTCTTAACCAAGTTATTTACGATGTCAAATCTCATAGCATAAGCTTCACCGTCATCTATCTTGGCTTTTTGACCTGGTTTCCATTCTGTATCAACCTTAGTGAGTTCTTCTTCTACAAGGGATATATCTGTTATCTTTCCGTCTGATACCGTAACTTTTACAGGTATCGGTTTTCTTTCTACAAATCCGAATCCGTCTCCATAGTATACTCCGTCTTTGTATGTCTTGTTATCTAACTGTTTTACCTCTTCTTTTGTTAAAAATTTAAATGTCCCGAATACATTTTTGCTTGATCCGCTTTGTATTTTACTTGGATCTTCTATTTCCAATTCAAATTTGTCTTTTTTGTATTCTGATTTTCCTTGACTATATTCTCCAACTGTTTTCGGGAGTTCTATATGTCCTATATTGCTTTCTTTTGTTACTTTTATTTTAGATGCTATTGTTTTTATATCCAATTTTCCTACATTTGCATCTATTTTCGTTTCTTTTTCACTATCTAAACTCTGCGGTAATTCTACCGTTTCTATTTTAGTATTTCCTACTGTTTGTAT containing:
- a CDS encoding FMN-binding protein → MKRKKIALVLSLIMTLTSINVSLSQAQGDIENHWAKQTITKWQQEGLLKGDKNGKINPDNNITRAEFITLINKALGYNKTGDKIKTYKDIKQTDWYYTQIMTAIEQGYISGTSKDTISPGSNITRQEVMTIINKIANPKSQSQIDKNQIKDIEKTSSWAKQSVQNMIENGYIAGYQNQINPTNKMTRAEAITLIEAYKQNNRTLSFKGEYNLGQINNLTILTGDITIKDTQIQDLIIDKQAKGKIQLQNVQIKGKIQNNSSELQIIQDKEENKQENKQEQQKYKDGQYEGKAKGYASDIKVKVTIEKGKISKIEVIEQKEDQIYWNQAKKVIDRIIEKQDIQVDVSAGATISSKGIMYAVQDALGKAENKKEETKAQEEYKDGEYIGEANGFSGTVKVKVTIKDKKIEQVEVISHSDDTSYMDSAKNIIQDIKRKQKAEVEVISGATYSSNGIINATKDALEQAKGKTTKPGQSEYAIKNIGGGASSAGGSGSAGTKQETDFTDLKDGEYEGIASGYYPNSIKVKVTVSAGKITKIEVTNGDDKGYLTKEKEEKLIKSIIDNQSTKVDTISGATYSSRGVINAVVNALENARTKIISQNYNGNGKTIFSAKVTASDITIKNITVNKDVIIDKQVGDGNVTLENVMIKGDLKIQGGGENSIHLKKVTVEGIVQIEKAEGQRVRLVVEENSQIEKKVEVRTPAIIQTVGNTKIETVELPQSLDSEKETKIDANVGKLDIKTIASKIKVTKESNIGHIELPKTVGEYSQGKSEYKKDKFELEIEDPSKIQSGSSKNVFGTFKFLTKEEVKQLDNKTYKDGVYYGDGFGFVERKPIPVKVTVSDGKITDISLVEEELTKVDTEWKPGQKAKIDDGEAYAMRFDIVNNLVKKNQNPNALAYRLGTLRDVYRLVRKGVGATDIAGYNANFDKIVGKHEFGSYNLKLQKGDEHNINNKLMSLLRTYAVEDLGYGKAEYDAISGATFTAIGTSQAISNALKKADDSISFYDMRIKDGYKEKFTEGTPIDLSDLKVDFYQKDSTIKTVPYSQFEANGLKVLDRDTDKEIKNGTILSKENFGVSTLSVVNLKVVHEKSNSVKLLKKMTVLKGGVLCNVEKFQVKAKDSNEWIDTKGFDNTMTNGEVNDAQRLTISYSKAHDLLHKELEFRIVAKRTDNNEEVIFTTRPSGASDKFIYPQKPKQDYRIFIDESSLKDANGTALKIDEKNSKYFRIFLKDDSTAPKLAETYKNAPHPITVTTGTMLTEEILKGAFDNLPQDSKINFDEQKAQELTVTAGDNKKLEVSVDFKDYSSKDYTLIINVKEEGHSTLAQQYNETPYTITVTTNTQLSVDRVKKALPNLPFNTQVEITRQPNTATVGNSDVQVRLTFSDNSIKDMTIPVTVKEAAQGLAGKFEQKENSLSIDVVIELDENILNASPTLNKGAIKKAMELGEFSKGNIKKELKLKTDDAYNVYGNIEVEILEEPSRKVIGQTTGKIKLKFNDNTSLDMDVPVNVTPIPVVYFKLRPLPNMKKSYSIDDTFNFDGLRGFVSVSTVRDQSNKWTDSGAAMFVPYKDFKYFGLKVVKTGTNEEVKQGSPVKDALTDGKIDLSVFRELGVISQDEEQKKVPQIKGLELEKLAESFNKSSYATDGIEVETLVKPNDPKFQSLEIYSKKGFDSSLKIALKEIENKYGEVTVEKVSEPDLTQLGNTTTKIKLKFKDDSVSNEITVRVKVKELPVFRFIVNRMPKKQYDKSDKIELDVISVNAYIPKILDNGEYSTTDLEDNSIAGLLYKDFKYFGFSVVKKDTEEEVSNGTQVKDLPISSNKRIELDILCKKVYYEDGKNRLPIYLFTLK